A region from the Cryptococcus gattii WM276 chromosome H, complete sequence genome encodes:
- a CDS encoding uncharacterized protein (Similar to TIGR gene model, INSD accession AAW45686.1), whose translation MVAVLEKKMEEVKLEEKLREDEDFIGESETEDVPVLDGEASIKNKKKKKKKKGKSKASGGADPLLGSIPDEEPAPEPETPEEKAKWDEELKKGCRTFSLPSWYVLDDRTRPILNTFLTPSCKKFALQTPRLRLRQVDIGDTTGIRRIKMEPTVQKTQLYGSPSISDIKESFQNRYIRSRDEYVFAITALDPSSLIIKPAGNIRITNRLTSAEGYIGNIALSLTFTDSCDSLLPQKGQVYTQPTFEQFKQGGLAGKMFYEVHPQLWGQGIMSEAFVEVLRFAMEEIGCTAVQSDPTVNNDASIRLCTKNGMHFVEKRDNDWNKPQLIHEISNGVASKFVDGASILDWHRQRFGASIAIGQSIVQGNVRERTG comes from the exons ATGGTAGCCGTCTTAGAGaaaaagatggaagaagtcaagctggaagagaagttgagagaagatgaagactTTATAGGAGAAAGCGAAACGGAAGACGTTCCAGTCCTTGATGGAGAGGCATCAATAAaaaacaagaagaagaagaaaaagaagaaggggaagagcAAG GCATCTGGCGGTGCAGACCCTTTACTAGGCAGTATCCCCGACGAGGAACCTGCGCCTGAGCCCGAGACTCCTGAGGAAAAAGCCAAGTGGGATGAAGAGCTCAAGAAGGGGTGTAGAACGTTCTCTTTACCATCGTGGTATGTCTTGGATGACAGG ACTCGGCCGATCCTCAACACGTTCTTGACCCCTTCGTGTAAGAAGTTTGCTTTACAAACGCCCCGACTACGCTTGCGCCAGGTAGATATTGGGGATACGACAGGGATAAGAAGAATAAAAATGGAGCCTACTGTACAAAAGACCCAGCT GTACGGATCACCTTCCATTTCAGATATCAAAGAATCCTTCCAGAACCGTTATATCCGATCCAG GGATGAATACGTTTTTGCCATCACCGCCCTTGACCCTTCTTCGTTAATCATCAAACCTGCGGGCAACATTCGGATAACCAACCGTCTCACCTCTGCAGAGGGGTACATTGGCAACATTGCTCTCTCCCTCACATTCACCGACTCGTGCGATTCATTACTTCCGCAGAAGGGTCAAGTGTATACGCAGCCAACATTTGAGCAGTTCAAACAGGGGGGATTGGCGGGCAAGATGTTTTACGAGGTACATCCTCAGCTTTGGGGGCAGGGGATTATGAGCGAGGCATTTGTAGAGGTTTTGAGGTTTGCAATGGAGGAAATAGGATGTACCGCAGTGCAA TCTGATCCAACTGTCAACAACGACGCGTCTATCCGTTTATGTACCAAAAACGGGATGCACTTTGTGGAAAAGCGGGACAATGATTGGAACAAACCTCAGCTCATACATGAGATATCGA ATGGGGTGGCAAGCAAGTTTGTCGATGGTGCCTCAATTTTAGACTGGCACCGCCAACGGTTCGGTGCGAGCATTGCGATTGGGCAAAGTATTGTTCAAGGGAATGTCAGAGAGCGGACTGGGTAA
- a CDS encoding zinc-finger protein, putative (Similar to TIGR gene model, INSD accession AAW45521.1) has translation MASTTSSLPPTSPSASTHTMEPSQPQSSPLKAPSIIISPSKNPVMERVASQQLNSSPGPQWATENNPHPKAGGSHAGGSPAPSVEGHVDVDEEIDELLGDDDVQEGAEEKDGEPEKQKCQWGECKDEFDSKQEFYGHVKDHINASKEYACEWRTCSRVGHKQGRSLLLTHIRGHTGERPYSCTIPGCNKAFARTDALNKHKRTVHADVTNPNGAKPTKSAKGKTKATPATGKSKGKAKGVAPTPSDVSTPTPAINSKPKSKSVPPPPLILSPSPPIPPVSAPDEDLILDPELAELIPRLRSRWPILPEGDDEVEALREARRKFPRHRLFPNYTKEEDVEEKGGQVVLEELVADPLDDPIARPLRLDGEDEIEYRRRVREYLTNTSKSLDADDVPMEDLENILPPLVPEITHTTEDPEDPEGGMVDVLDRSRWQARYIMAKARLLLLEEENMLRRRYLQELTGTR, from the exons ATGGCCTCAACAacatcctctcttcccccAACGTCCCCTTCTGCATCGACCCATACAATGGAACCGTCTCAGCCACAATCATCACCTCTAAAAGCCccatccatcatcatctcccCGTCCAAAAATCCCGTTATGGAACGCGTCGCCTCTCAGCAACTAAATTCATCTCCAGGCCCTCAGTGGGCAACAGAAAATAACCCGCATCCGAAAGCAGGAGGGAGCCATGCAGGTGGTTCACCTGCTCCAAGTGTGGAGGGACAtgtggatgtggatgagGAGATTGATGAGTTGCTGGGAGATGACGATGTGCAAGAAGGCGCAGAGGAGAAAGATGGGGAGCCGGAGAAGCAGAAATGCCAGTGGGGAGAATGTAAAGATGAGTTTGACTCCAAGCAGGAATTTTATGGGCACGTTAAGG ACCACATCAATGCTTCCAAGGAGTATGCCTGTGAATGGCGGACTTGCAGTCGTGTTGGACACAAGCAAGGTCGGTCATTACTCTTGACCCATATCCGAGGCCATACGGGCGAAAGACCGTACAGCTGTACAATACCTG GATGTAACAAAGCATTCGCACGTACAGACGCTCTTAATAAGCACAAACGTACAGTACACGCTGATGTCACAAATCCCAATGGCGCCAAACCCACGAAAAGTGCAAAGGGCAAAACCAAGGCTACACCGGCGACCGGTAAAAGTAAAGGTAAAGCCAAGGGTGTTGCTCCCACCCCTTCTGATGTTTCCACGCCTACACCCGCTATCAACTCCAAGCCTAAATCAAAGTCTGTCccgccaccaccacttATCCTTTCACCATCGCCTCCTATACCTCCCGTCTCAGCGCCCGACGAGGATTTGATACTAGACCCCGAACTGGCAGAGCTTATCCCTCGCCTTCGGTCACGATGGCCTATTCTTCCAGAAGGGGACGATGAAGTGGAAGCTTTGAGGGAGGCTAGGCGTAAATTCCCGAGACATCGTTTATTCCCCAATTATACCAAGGAGGAAGACGTCGAAGAAAAAGGGGGCCAAGTGGTGCTGGAAGAACTGGTGGCCGATCCTCTTGATGACCCTATTGCAAGGCCTTTACGACTGGATGGTGAAGACGAAATTGAATACAGGAGAAGGGTGCGAGAGTATCTGACAAATACATCAAAATCCCTTGATGCGGACGACGTTCCGATGGAGGACCTGGAGAATATCTTGCCACCTCTTGTCCCCGAAATCACACACACAACGGAGGATCCTGAAGATCCCGAGGGCGGGATGGTAGATGTTTTGGACAGAAGTCGGTGGCAGGCTAGATATATAATGGCGAAAGCGAGGCTTTTGCTgctggaggaagagaatATGCTGAGGCGGAGATATCTCCAAGAGTTGACAGGGACTCGGTAA
- a CDS encoding glycerophosphodiester phosphodiesterase, putative (Similar to TIGR gene model, INSD accession AAW45531.1) has translation MTSISNGQPAPLTMRQPKDIECWGHRGASAHLPENTLASFRAAIAEGCDGIESDVHATSDGVILMFHDPTLDRTTTGTGLIKNQPWKGVIEHVRTIKEPVQPVPLFEQLISLLMEPQNRHVSINIDCKMQNDPEQLFPEMAKIIGQYDNYETELSPRVILGLWHPLFIRPALKYLPTCRRFHIGFSIPIVRTFFWDVCEGFSMCFPLLMGSEGQAFLKECREKGKEVTVWTVNDETEMRVAMSWGVKAVLTDRVGAFVNLKKNVVEHPEKLALQGMEKYTFPWSHWRYYSVAHNWILRTQLDVMRTVCYQPGPLTLPDLGEFSMVENGGQAKEETQNIPSLPRVPVAAL, from the exons ATGACGTCTATCAGCAACGGCCAACCAGCACCTCTTACAATGCGACAACCCAAGGATATTGAGTGCTGGGGACATCGAGGTGCATCCGCCCATTTGCCTGAAAATAC CCTCGCCAGTTTTCGTGCGGCCATTGCGGAAGGGTGCGACGGTATCGAAAGCG ATGTGCATGCCACATCGGACGGTGTTATCCTTATGTTCCACGACCCCACATTGGACCGAACAACCACCGGAACGGGTTTGATCAAAAATCAGCCATGGAAAGGAGTCATTGA GCACGTTAGGACCATCAAGGAGCCCGTGCAGCCTGTTCCTCTATTTGAGCAGCTTATCTCTCTGCTGATGGAG CCCCAGAATCGGCATGTTTCCATAAAT ATCGACTGCAAGATGCAGAATGATCCTGAACAACTCTTT CCTGAAATGGCAAAAATCATTGG CCAATATGATAATTATGAGACAGAACTATCTCCTCGTGTTATCCTTGGCCTTTGGCACCCCCTTTTCATTCGGCCTGCTCTCAAATATCTGCCTACTTGCCGTCGATTTCACATCGGGTTTTCCATACCCATTGTGAGAACATTCTTCTGGGATGTTTGTGAGGGCTTCTCAATGTGCTTCCCGCTTTTGATGGGCTCTGAGGGCCAAGCCTTCCTTAAGGAATGTCGAGAAAAGGGCAAAGAAGTTACTGTCTGGACCGTCAATGATGAGACGGAGATGAGAGTGGCTATGTCGTGGGGCGTTAAGGCTGTGTTGACCGACCGAGTTGGGGCATTCGTTAACCTCAAGAAAAAC GTTGTCGAGCATCCTGAGAAACTTGCCCTTCAAGGCATGGAGAAATATACTTTCCCGTGGTCACATTGGCGCTATTATAGCGTCGCACAC AACTGGATCCTTCGCACTCAACTGGATGTTATGCGCACTGTGTGCTATCAGCCTGGTCCTTTAACCTTGCCAGATCTCGGCGAGTTCTCGATGGTTGAGAATGGGGGTCAGGCGAAGGAAGAGACGCAGAACATACCATCTCTTCCTAGAGTGCCTGTTGCTGCGCTGTGA
- a CDS encoding exopolyphosphatase, putative (Similar to TIGR gene model, XP_572843.1) → MRLPRHSSLVCLLAFVAIPPLAFVILFLGYLHSSMRVCVPFSLARLSTAAHNTFSCQARPVSSIVMNNTAIQSTAAEGRLAGFLSSQRDLFLQDLKDGKGKGWTVVMGNQAGDLDSLASSVAFSQLSATLLASRVVPLVLTPPKSMSLRPENLLVLKNTSIPLTCLLHASQLPVSTTELASQGVTFALVDHNKLSPQFGQGKVDAIIDHHEDENAHTDALLREITIPTGSCASLVVKHFQPQWEASISRGSPVPPELATLLLSAIVIDTGGLKPGGKATPVDYDAAAFLYSISPIAAQGGEAGTFSVTSGDGGDLPPSLKVLADTLQEAKSNVSSLSTYELLMRDYKEYEWPTQSRHFPTLKVGLSTVPLGLKPWIAKESEGWETLMSDTEQYMQEGTLDIEGILTTYRSEKKGKHKRQLAIIVRPGGVIRDPQEARSVFDRLVAGLEASEELQLGEWKREEKVKRGDDQRLVKVWAQGNAKATRKQVAPLLKNLVSQLH, encoded by the exons ATGCGTCTTCCGCGGCACAGCAGCCTAGTTTGTCTCCTCGCCTTCGTCGCCATCCCCCCGCTCGCCTTTgtcatcctcttcctcggCTACCTCCACTCGTCTATGCGAGTCTGCGTCCCATTTTCTCTCGCACGTTTATCCACCGCAGCACACAACACATTCTCCTGCCAAGCCAGGCCAGTAAGCTCAATAGTCATGAACAACACAGCCATCCAGTCGACTGCTGCTGAAGGACGGCTCGCCGGATTTCTTTCCAGTCAGAGGGACCTTTTTCTGCAAGATTTGAAGGAcggcaagggcaagggttGGACTGTGGTCATGGGGAATCAAGCTGGAG ACCTTGACTCACTTGCCTCCTCTGTGGCCTTTTCCCAGCTTTCTGCTACCCTCCTTGCATCCCGTGTCGTCCCCCTTGTTCTCACCCCTCCCAAATCCATGTCTCTCCGCCCAGAAAACCTCCTCGTTCTCAAAAACACGTCTATCCCTCTCACTTGCCTCTTGCACGCCTCACAACTCCCTGTATCCACCACCGAATTGGCTTCCCAGGGCGTCACTTTTGCCCTTGTCGACCATAACAAATTATCGCCTCAATTTGGTCAAGGCAAAGTCGACGCCATCATCGACCATCACGAAGATGAAAACGCGCATACCGATGCTTTGCTCAGAGAAATCACCATCCCCACAGGCAGCTGTGCGTCCCTTGTCGTAAAACATTTCCAACCCCAATGGGAAGCCTCCATATCCCGCGGTTCACCTGTCCCGCCCGAACTAGCGACTTTGCTTCTCTCTGCCATTGTGATCGATACGGGCGGTTTGAAACCCGGTGGGAAAGCCACACCTGTGGATTATGACGCAGCGGCATTTTTGTACTCCATCTCTCCCATCGCGGCCCAGGGCGGTGAAGCAGGAACATTTTCCGTCACAAGTGGAGATGGTGGAGATTTACCGCCCTCTCTCAAGGTCCTCGCGGACACTCTGCAGGAAGCGAAATCCAATGTCTCCAGCTTGTCCACCTATGAGCTCCTCATGCGTGATTATAAAGAGTACGAATGGCCCACGCAATCTCGTCATTTCCCCACATTAAAAGTCGGTCTCTCGACCGTGCCGTTGGGCCTGAAACCTTGGATCGCCAAGGAGTCAGAGGGATGGGAGACATTGATGAGCGATACGGAACAATATATGCAAGAGGGGACATTGGATATTGAAGGGATCTTGACAACGTACAGGagcgagaagaagggcaagCATAAGCGCCAGTTGGCCATCATTGTTCGGCCCGGTGGTGTTATCCGGGATCCACAAGAAGCGCGATCAGTGTTTGATCGGCTTGTGGCAGGTTTGGAGGCTAGTGAAGAGTTGCAGTTGGGAGAATGGAAAAGGGAGGAAAAGGTCAAGAGAGGGGATGATCAGAGATTAGTTAAAGTATGGGCGCAAGGAAACGCAAAGGCTACAAGGAAGCAGGTCGCGCCTTTACTC AAAAACCTTGTTTCGCAGTTGCATTAA
- a CDS encoding uncharacterized protein (Similar to TIGR gene model, INSD accession AAW45676.1), protein MPFGFTHNPLVALANSAICSFFRQIEVYGAENVPTEGPIIFACTHANMAVDPALLSNTVPHGHLMHYWVKDSLFKNPAVGWMLRNAGNIAVDRTTRNNQMLFRGTFEALALGECIGVFPEGTSHTEPHIIPLKDGTSWAALEYVRYLQGTEENKGAKKGKKAVVVPVGIAYVDKTKYRSRVVVHYRKPITMEQYESQFLSDEPGTNKVAVKNLTKAITLEFRKMTVNCPDWDTAFAAQMARELLWEKESDLSLADYVQVSQTLVDLFCTPNPKIENLKTLLATYHRLLTSSRLSNAALVGLNLPRQLNPDSLTSLPSRFSTLWLLIQDSIACLIRLPFFIVPMFLHIPVYIVGILGARLVEDELETQAQMKIAFGLLLSFLTYPVLFFSLWAVFRNWTLGAAMAAGAVWLLGRYHSALIDENYDAMKRLVAAWRLVVGVWLPRDFEMPLPKFVAQYSSFAPDPPKIAGLPPTTPPEKYQKPKRLSSRVLVKHILRVRAQAARELTELLLELENGEEVVAQTWLAEEFGGKILQQSQQDGEEELVTGWVKQGGTRSGKEVIQYLKSKGARLRFAAGEVGGTNVSGVDTEME, encoded by the exons ATGCCGTTTGGCTTCACCCATAATCCCCTCGTGGCCCTTGCCAATTCAGCCATCTGTTCCTTTTTCCGCCAAATCGAAGTGTATGGCGCAGAGAATGTGCCGACCGAAGGGCCTATTATCTT TGCTTGTACCCATGCCAACATGGCCGTCGAT CCGGCTTTGTTGAGCAACACTGTTCCGCATGGACACCTCATGCACTATTGG GTGAAAGACTCTCTATTCAAAAACCCAGCAGTAGGGTGGATGCTTCGCAATGCGGGCAATATCG CTGTGGATAGAACAACAAGAAACAACCAAATGCTCTTCCGAGGGACATTCGAAG CTCTGGCTCTTGGAGAGTGCATCGGTGTCTTTCCCGAGGGTACTTCTCATACTGAACCCCATATCATTCCTCTCAAAGATGGTACTTCATGGGCGGCACTTGAATATGTGCGCTATTTACAAGGGACCGAGGAGAATAAGGGAGCGAAAAAAGGCAAGAAAGCTGTCGTGGTCCCTGTAGGAATTGCCTACGTGGACAAGACGAAGTATAGAAGTCGCGTGGTGGTTCA TTACCGGAAGCCCATTACCATGGAGCAATATGAATCACAATTCCTCAGCGATGAACCAGGCACCAACAAGGTGGCTGTTAAGAATTTGACCAAGGCAATCACCCTCGAATTTAGGAAGATGACGGTAAACTGCCCCGACTG GGACACTGCATTTGCTGCTCAAATGGCTAGAGAACTCTTATGGGAAAAGGAATCGGACTTGTCTCTTGCTGATTATGTTCAGGTTTCACAAAC CCTGGTGGATCTCTTTTGCACCCCCAACCCAAAGATCGAGAACCTTAAAACGCTGCTTGCAACCTATCATCGTCTACTCACCTCTTCGCGTTTATCCAACGCAGCTCTTGTGGGTCTTAACCTTCCCCGACAGCTAAATCCCGACTCTTTAacttcccttccttctcgcTTTAGCACTCTTTGGCTCTTGATCCAAGATTCCATCGCGTGTCTCATTCGTCTTCCATTTTTCATTGTTCCTATGTTCCTTCATATTCCCGTCTACATTGTTGGTATCCTGGGAGCTAGATTGGTCGAGGATGAGCTCGAGACCCAAGCGCAGATGAAGATCGCGTTCGGCTTATTGCTCAGCTTCTTGACGTATCCAGTGTTGTTCTTTAGCCTTTGGGCTGTCTTCAGGAATTGGACACTGGGTGCTGCGATGGCGGCTGGGGCTGTCTGGCTTTTGGGCAGGTATCACTCTGCACTTATCGACGAAAATTACGATGC TATGAAACGCCTCGTTGCCGCCTGGCGCCTTGTAGTCGGTGTCTGGCTTCCTCGCGATTTTGAAATGCCTCTTCCCAAGTTTGTCGCTCAATACTCGTCGTTTGCTCCTGACCCTCCCAAAATCGCTGGTCTTCCCCCAACTACCCCTCCGGAGAAATATCAGAAGCCAAAGCGGCTTTCGTCCCGTGTTCTTGTCAAACACATCCTTCGCGTCCGGGCCCAAGCTGCTAGGGAATTGACAGAGTTGCTCTTGGAGCTGGAGAATGGTGAAGAAGTTGTGGCACAAACTTGGCTGGCAGAGGAATTTGGCGGGAAAATCTTGCAGCAGAGCCAGCAAGACGGAGAGGAAGAATTGGTCACAGGATGGGTCAAGCAAGGAGGGACGAGAAGTGGGAAGGAGGTTATACAGTATCTGAAGAGCAAGGGTGCCAGGTTGCGTTTCGCTGCTGGGGAAGTTGGGGGTACTAACGTGAGCGGCGTGGACACCGAGATGGAGTAG
- a CDS encoding methylmalonate-semialdehyde dehydrogenase, putative (Similar to TIGR gene model, INSD accession AAW45534.1) → MIPLIRRPLQLRAYASAALASTSSNSKLSPLALKAAEEVSSKWKGTTANGGKTKLYIGGEFLDSKTDTWLEVRDPSSQTLINTVPETTPDEFTAAVDAASQAFKTWSKTGIMRRQRAMFELQHLIRQHAPEIANSIVLEQGKTYVDALGDVNRGLQVVESATAITSTLLGDKLEVANDMDTYVRRLPLGVAASISPFNFPAMIVLWSAALATVTGNTLIVKPSERDPGATMIIAELCERAGLPPGVINVVHGTVPTVNRICDDPTIKAISFVGSDKAGTHIYNRAIVQGKRVQANLGAKNHAIIMPDANKNLALNSVAGAAFGAAGQRCMALSVAIFVGTAREMIPELIERAKGLKVTGGFEKDADLGPVISPQAKKRIEDFIGSVEEEGGKILLDGRGCKVSEYPDGNFVGPTIVEAVTTMKVYKNEVFGPVLTIVEADTLDDAIAIINANKYGNGASIFTNSGSTARKFEMEAEPGQIGVNVAVPVPLPMFGWSGNKGSAKGDISFYGKSGLDFYTYKKTTTSLWPAADAVGNRVSVKFSGYIFLILSML, encoded by the exons ATGATTCCTCTGATCAGACGCCCTCTCCAGCTTAGGGCATATGCCTCAGCAGCCCTCGCCTCAACTTCATCCAACAGTAAACTATCGCCGCTCGCTCTCAAAGCAGCCGAAGAAGTCTCCTCCAAGTGGAAGGGAACCACAGCAAACGGGGGAAAAACAAAGCTCTATATAGGAGGGGAGTTTTTGGACAGCAAAACTGATACATGGCTGGAAGTCCGAGACCCC TCTTCACAAACCCTCATAAATACAGTCCCAGAAACTACCCCAGATGAGTTTACAGCAGCCGTAGATGCGGCTAGTCAAGCTTTTAAAACATGGTCCAAGACTGGCATCATGCGTCGCCAACGAGCAATGTTCGA GCTGCAGCACCTAATTCGTCAACATGCCCCAGAAATTGCCAATTCCATTGTCTTGGAGCAAGGCAAAACATACGTTGATGCTCTCGGTGACGTCAATCGAGGCCTTCAAGTCGTCGAAAGCGCTACTGCCATCACTTCGACCTTACTCGGAGACAAGCTTGAGGTTGCCAATGACATGGACACCTATGTTCGAAGGCTTCCCCTGGGGGTTGCGGCTTCCATATCCCCGTTCAACTTCCCTGCCATGATTGTCCTCTGGTCTGCAGCACTTGCTACCGTCACTG GGAATACCCTTATCGTAAAGCCTTCTGAGAGGGACCCCGGGGCTACCATGATCATTGCGGAGCTGTGTGAGAGGGCTGGCCTTCCACCTGGAGTAATCAACGT TGTCCATGGGACAGTCCCTACAGTTAATAGAATCTGTGATGACCCAACTATCAAGGCCATCTCATTTGTAGGGAGCGACAAAGCTGGTACGCATATCTACAATAG GGCTATTGTTCAGGGCAAGCGAGTGCAAGCAAACTTGGGTGCTAAAAACCATGCTATCATTATGCCTGATG CGAATAAAAATCTTGCTCTTAACTCTGTGGCTGGTGCTGCTTTCGGTGCTGCCGGTCAGCGATGTATGGCCCTATCTGTTG CCATCTTTGTGGGCACGGCCCGGGAGATGATCCCTGAGCTCATTGAGAGAGCAAAGGGTTTGAAGGTGACTGGGGGATTCGAGAAAGATGCAGACCT CGGTCCTGTTATTTCGCCGCAGGCGAAGAAGCGTATTGAGGATTTTATCGGCTcagtggaagaagaaggaggaaagatCCTTTTGGACGGACGTGGTTGCAAAGTGTCCGAGTATCCTGACGGCAACTTTGTCGGTCCTACCATTGTTGAAGCCGTAACTACAATGAAAGTTTACAA GAACGAGGTCTTTGGCCCGGTCTTGACCATCGTCGAGGCTGATACCCTTGACGATGCTATCGCTATCATCAACGCCAATAAATA TGGTAACGGTGcctccatcttcaccaACTCTGGGTCTACCGCTCGTAAATTCGAGATGGAAGCTGAACCAGGACAGATCGGTGTCAATGTCGCTGTACCTGTTCCGCTTCCTATGTTCGGATGGTCAGGTAACAAAGGTTCAGCCAAAGGTGACATCTCGTTCTACGGGAAAAGTGGTTTGGACTTTTACACCTATAAGAAGACAACTACAAGCCTCTGGCCTGCTGCTGATGCCGTTGGTAATAGAGTGAGTGTCAAGTTTTCTGGTTATATTTTTCTGATTTTGTCCATGTTATAG
- a CDS encoding uncharacterized protein (Similar to TIGR gene model, INSD accession AAW45667.1), whose product MVSTRSLPPSAIPPKQLRSPRSPHSPKSPRTKHTDAFAPLSEVLTDSPSEVAMGLNADAGVSASPAEPYLLTRVLSGGSNASTLASNAGSPGMKSVPLSPSSQGTRTPKAGRAHQLASDMDGLNVRSPVSNDGSVPPPPSGTKSINDTKNGRGGDNVGPGPSSGDTNGDHTKQRSYTSSTDSSNSQHPVPSPHLGASYGPEGFPVFRHSPEASPMAYSPYLPGAGASYFGGNGNFDPELAARQAALLAKADEAVRQLNNTATVFQGPMPSGLAYPEMFGQVPRTSANFVTPHQNPTVTRQSSTSSSITDAASTSSEESDWCIPTVEWVPANQWQHPTYLNSPGIMFNRQEKDRVPSSSRMPPPSGTRPPSSSQHPSTGPSEHAPLQHQNSLPFGASAATPPLNTSTHPSWTTAPASESPDEDDDGQTVGHARDRSPSTSSQSAQSGLDLLWQAAHGIKQQQQPNMPRDVSFDHKGKRKAGAEAVDKWRASGIPTGPPPPVGASQDEGKAGGGTPPTTGPPRKRRRSEVQMEEVEEMEEMEMDNAATNEEAEEDEEAIAEDPTSDYRSPSTSEGPVSDHDSEYGSGARRGRPVAPRGRGRAKASTSARGRGVTTNTALSSAPGGVTKQGTIKKVRKVGDSPNGTAKGGRKPAAVPPGGVQCDYVNPLPPYNRCTDVFTRKYDLPRHMARHARREGELVMEGKLQEDKAVLWKTIKDKPKVVCDTCGESFTRMDALKRHQAKQHH is encoded by the exons ATGGTCTCCACCCGGTCTCTTCCCCCCTCCGCCATCCCGCCAAAACAACTCCGCTCGCCCAGATCACCCCACTCCCCCAAGTCGCCGCGCACGAAACACACAGACGCATTTGCCCCCCTTTCCGAAGTCCTCACAGACAGCCCGTCTGAGGTTGCTATGGGACTGAACGCCGACGCTGGTGTAAGCGCGTCCCCGGCAGAGCCATACCTCCTCACGCGAGTGCTTTCCGGTGGGTCAAATGCCTCGACACTTGCCAGCAATGCTGGCAGCCCGGGTATGAAGAGTGTGCCTTTATCGCCCAGCTCACAGGGCACGAGGACACCAAAGGCTGGCAGGGCACACCAGTTGGCATCAGATATGGATGGGCTCAACGTACGCTCACCAGTGTCGAATGATGGGAGTGtaccaccaccaccttcCGGGACAAAATCTATAAACGATACCAAGAATGGCCGTGGTGGTGACAATGTGGGCCCAGGGCCGAGTAGTGGAGATACGAACGGGGATCATACAAAGCAACGGTCCTATACGAGCTCTACAGATTCATCCAACTCTCAGCATCCTGTCCCCTCACCCCATCTGGGCGCGAGTTACGGACCAGAAGGGTTCCCCGTATTCCGTCATTCTCCAGAGGCTAGTCCTATGGCCTACTCACCTTACTTGCCTGGTGCAGGGGCCAGCTACTTTGGTGGGAACGGCAACTTTGACCCCGAACTTGCTGCTCGCCAAGCTGCTCTGCTGGCTAAAGCCGACGAAGCCGTTCGACAGCTGAACAATACTGCTACCGTCTTCCAAGGTCCTATGCCGTCGGGCCTTGCTTATCCCGAGATGTTTGGACAAGTACCTCGCACCTCTGCCAACTTTGTCACGCCGCATCAGAATCCAACCGTCACCAGACAGTCGTCTACCAGCTCTAGTATAACAGACGCGGCAAGCACAAGTTCTGAAGAGTCCGATTGGTGTATTCCCACTGTTGAGTGGGTTCCTGCCAACCAATGGCAACACCCTACCTACCTTAACAGTCCCGGAATCATGTTTAATCGACAAGAGAAGGATCGGGTCCCGTCTAGCAGTCGTATGCCTCCTCCTTCAGGTACAAGAccaccatcctcctccCAACATCCATCAACCGGTCCATCCGAACATGCACCTTTACAGCATCAAAACTCCCTTCCCTTTGGCGCATCAGCCGCGACGCCTCCCCTCAATACCTCTACTCATCCTTCATGGACAACCGCTCCCGCGTCTGAATCACCCGATGAAGACGACGACGGTCAAACAGTTGGTCATGCCCGTGATCGATCACCGTCCACATCATCACAGTCTGCTCAAAGCGGTCTCGATCTCCTATGGCAAGCGGCCCATGGAATAaaacagcagcagcagcccAACATGCCGCGTGATGTGTCGTTTGACCATAAAGGGAAACGTAAAGCAGGTGCAGAGGCTGTAGATAAATGGCGAGCGAGTGGGATTCCCACCGGACCTCCTCCGCCTGTTGGCGCATCGCAAGATGAAGGCAAGGCTGGTGGCGGGACACCACCTACCACCGGCCCGCCGAGAAAGAGGCGAAGAAGTGAGGTGCAAAtggaggaggtggaggagatggaggagatggagatggataATGCAGCTACAAACgaagaagctgaagaggatgaagaggcGATCGCAGAAGATCCAACAAGCGATTACCGCTCCCCGTCGACCTCTGAAGGTCCAGTGAGCGATCATGATAGTGAATACGGATCAGGCGCTAGACGTGGTCGACCTGTTGCGCCGcgtggaagaggaagggcCAAAGCGAGCACGAGTGCAAGGGGTAGAGGAGTGACGACAAATACCGCCTTGTCTTCTGCCCCTGGTGGGGTCACAAAGCAAGGAACAATAAAAAAAGTCCGCAAGGTTGGAGATTCGCCAAACGGAACAGCAAAAGGTGGAAGAAAACCGGCAGCTGTACCTCCTGGTGGTGTGCAGTGTGATTATGTGAATCCATTACCT CCTTATAATCGTTGTACAGATGTATTCACACGCAAATACGATCTTCCTCGGCATATGGCTCGACATGCTAGACGCGAAGGCGAGTTAGTAATGGAAGGTAAATTACAGGAAGATAAGGCTGTACTTTGGAAGACAATCAAGGATAAGCCCAAGGTTGTTTGTGATACGTGTGGAGAGAGTTTCACGAG AATGGATGCCCTCAAGAGACATCAAGCGAAACAGCATCACTAA